GGTGGAAGCAAACTGGTTCCTGATCATCCTGTCAACAGCGTTAGCGTTGATCGGAATTGGAACGGCTGCGCTGTTCTATCTGAAGAAGACATTCTCAGCTGAAGCCGTTGCCCAAAAGATCCCGTTCCTGTATAAGCTTTCGCTTAATAAATACTATATTGATGAGTTTTACCTCTGGGTCATTAATCACATCATTGATGGGTTCGGACGGATTTTGTGGTGGGTTGATGTGGTTATCGTCGACGGTATTGTCAATGGTCTTGCGAAGCTTACCCGGGATTCAGGTGATGCTGCCCGTAGAGTCAATACCGGCAACCTTCAGCACTATGCAATGGTCTTCTTTGTTGGTGTGATCGTCCTGATCATGATTTTAACAACTGCAGACTTAGGTCAACTGAATATCGGGCTGCTGGGAGGTGTCAAGTAATGAATTTTCCTGTCTTAACCACCATTTTACTGGCACCGATCATCGGTGCGCTGATCAGTGTCTTTATACCGAAAGAAAGATCCGGCGCGATCAAAGCCGTTGCCGGCATCGCGACGTTCATTTCCCTTGCCCTGTCCATTTTTGTGTATTATATTTATTACACGCAGAACTTGGCTGTCGGTGGGTTCGCCTTTACGGAAGATATTCCGTTTGTGACGGACTTGGGTGTTGTTTATTCGCTTGGGGTTGACGGCCTGAGCCTGCCTCTCCTGCTGCTGACCAACGTCATTGGCTTTTCAGCAGTGTTTTCCCGTTCCTGGAGTATCGAGAAAAGAGCCAAAGAGTTCTATATCCTGCTGCTGATCCTGATTGCCGGTGTCATGGGAACTTTTATTGCCAGGGACCTGTTTATCTTCTTCTTGTTCTATGAAGTGGTGGTCATTCCGATTTACATCATGGTGATCATCTGGGGAAGCGGCAGCAAAACAAAAGATGTCAACAAAGAATACGCCGGTATGAAACTGACGATCTATCTACTGATCGGAAGCGCCTTCCTTCTGGCCGGATTGATTTGGATGTATGTATTGGCCGGCAATATGCTTGGAACGCCGACCTTTGATATTGAAAAGCTCGCCACGCTGAACTTCTCCAGAAACCTTCAGATTGCGATCTTTGGCTTGATGGCGCTTGGCTTCACGTCCCTGATCTCCATGTTTCCGTTTCACTCTTGGTCACCGGACGGATATGCCGGTGCGCCGACTGCGGTTTCCATGATTCACGCCGGTGTTCTGAAAAAGATTGGCGGCTATGGTCTTATCCGGATCGGTATCTTTATCTTCCCGCTCGGTGCTAAATTCTGGGCGCCGCTGATTGCAATCCTGGCTGTCTGCAACGTGCTGTACGCGGCGTTCATCAGCCTGGCCCAAAAAGACATGAAATATGTCGTCGGATATTCCAGCGTGAGCCATATGGGTTTCGTACTGATCGGTATCGCATCGCTTAATGTGATTGGTCTGAACGGTGCGGTTGCCAATATGTTCGCGCATGGCATCATGGCGGCCCTGTTCTTCTCGGTCGTCGGCTATATCTATGCTGAAACGAAAACTAGGCATATCCCTGATCTCGGAGGGGTCGCACATCAGATGCCGCGTCTAGCCGGTGTGTTCCTAGTAGCGACGATGGCTTCGGCCGGACTGCCGGGCTTAATTACGTTTGTTCCTGAGTTTACCGTATTTATGGGTGCTTTTAGCGAACCGGCCATCAGGATTCCTGCGATTCTGGCCCTGACGGGAATTATTATTGGAGCCGTCTATGTCCTCAGAATGGCAGCCAATGTACTGTTTGGACCACGCAAGACAGAATGGGACGGAAAAATAGATATCAAAGGCTCCTATATGATTCCGGTCATCGTTCTGGTCGCGTTCACTGTCATCTTCGGTTTATTCCCATCCTTGCTGATGGATATGGTCAATTCAGGGATAACGCCTATTGCTGAAAGACTGGTCGAGGCTAGCTCCCAGATAGGAGGTAACCTGTAATGAATATAAACTTTTCTTTATTTACCATTGAAATTGCAACGGCACTCCTTGGACTGGTAGTTCTGGCCATTGGCCTGTTCCTGTCCAAAGAAAAACGGCATAGACTTGGTTACGTCATTGCCGTGGGACTTGCGGTGATCCTCGTATACAGTTTCGGAAGCTATGGACAGAATACCAGTGTGATGGACGGCATGTTCATCGTCGATGATTTTGCCGTGTTCTTTAAACAGCTGTTCCTGATAGCTGCCGTTCTGGTCATCCTGACCTCCACGGTGTATGTCAGGAAAATGGGCGGCAACTATGAGTTCTATATCATCACCCTCGTTGCTGCGCTGGGCATGATGGTGCTGGTTTCCGCCGGAGACCTGCTGACACTTTATGTCGCGCTGGAAACCATGACAATTTCATTCTACATCCTGGCAGGCTACAAGACCGATCTGAAGTCCTCTGAAGCCGGGGTCAAATACCTGATTCTCGGTGCCGTTTCCTCCGGAATCCTGCTGTACGGTTTAAGCCTGGTCTATGGCATGACTGGTACGTTTGTGATCCGTGATATTGCTGAAAGCATTAAGCAGATGGATGGATTGTCACCGGCGATTCTCGTCGGAATCATCTTCCTGCTGTCAGGACTTGGCTTTAAAGTTTCGCTGGTGCCTTTCCATATGTGGTCACCGGATGTCTACGAAGGTGCGCCGACACCTGTCACCACCTTCCTCGCCACCGGTTCCAAAGCGGCTTCTTTTGCAGCGTTGGCCCGTATCCTGATT
This genomic stretch from Dehalobacter restrictus DSM 9455 harbors:
- a CDS encoding complex I subunit 4 family protein gives rise to the protein MNFPVLTTILLAPIIGALISVFIPKERSGAIKAVAGIATFISLALSIFVYYIYYTQNLAVGGFAFTEDIPFVTDLGVVYSLGVDGLSLPLLLLTNVIGFSAVFSRSWSIEKRAKEFYILLLILIAGVMGTFIARDLFIFFLFYEVVVIPIYIMVIIWGSGSKTKDVNKEYAGMKLTIYLLIGSAFLLAGLIWMYVLAGNMLGTPTFDIEKLATLNFSRNLQIAIFGLMALGFTSLISMFPFHSWSPDGYAGAPTAVSMIHAGVLKKIGGYGLIRIGIFIFPLGAKFWAPLIAILAVCNVLYAAFISLAQKDMKYVVGYSSVSHMGFVLIGIASLNVIGLNGAVANMFAHGIMAALFFSVVGYIYAETKTRHIPDLGGVAHQMPRLAGVFLVATMASAGLPGLITFVPEFTVFMGAFSEPAIRIPAILALTGIIIGAVYVLRMAANVLFGPRKTEWDGKIDIKGSYMIPVIVLVAFTVIFGLFPSLLMDMVNSGITPIAERLVEASSQIGGNL
- a CDS encoding NADH-quinone oxidoreductase subunit N, with translation MNINFSLFTIEIATALLGLVVLAIGLFLSKEKRHRLGYVIAVGLAVILVYSFGSYGQNTSVMDGMFIVDDFAVFFKQLFLIAAVLVILTSTVYVRKMGGNYEFYIITLVAALGMMVLVSAGDLLTLYVALETMTISFYILAGYKTDLKSSEAGVKYLILGAVSSGILLYGLSLVYGMTGTFVIRDIAESIKQMDGLSPAILVGIIFLLSGLGFKVSLVPFHMWSPDVYEGAPTPVTTFLATGSKAASFAALARILIEALPSYSGQWTYILAIMAAMTMVIGNIAAIPQTNIKRMLAYSSIAQAGYIITGIIAISSAGIKAVAFYSMVYVFATIGAFAVVITFSQNTGSEEIKDYAGLAQRSPFMAAVLTVCLLSMAGIPPLAGFVGKLYLFSSIVNQGYLWLVILGLVMSMVSVYYYLLVVKAMYMNDPVSSTPIKVPVGTNVTLLLILVLTLVLGVYAEPLSVLANMAGNAMFPF